TTTCACATGTTCATACCAGAAAATCTAGAGATatctgcattttgaaatttagaagtatcaagaggaaacagaggcttgtCCACCCTGTCCCCTCACCAGCCTCCACGAAGGGAAAGGCCCCACCTGCGCATCTTTTCCTAGAGGCCAGGAAGGTTCTTCGTTGCTCTGAATCTCAGCATCAGAAAGAGCACGAAACCTTTGGGCCCAAGAGCTGCAGTTCAAGGACGCAGAAACCAAGGCCCCGGCAGGTCTCACAGTGCGGTTCCTGAAGGAGAAgcccagctggggagggaagagaagagggtggGTGCGTGAGGCCGGAGCTgcgcagccccgccccccccccttcCTCTGAGGTTTGGAAGTTTCCCCCTCACCTGGTGCGAGTGAATGTGGGAACGGCCCCAAGGACCCTCACAGAAACAACAGAGGGTCTCCACGCGGGTGGCGCGTCCCAGCGTCGTCCCCGCGGGGTGCAGGGCCTTCCCGGGCGGCCTCTCCAGGGCACTTCCGGGCACTGCTCCTGGTGGCCTGACCCGTAGGCCAGGCCAGCGCTGTGCCAGCTGGTGGCCCGGCAGCCTGGCCAGAGGGGGGCAGTGGAAGGCAGCAGAAGAACCTGGAATCCTGCTTCTGCTGGAACCCTCTGGTAGGGGTGGTGGTGTCCCCAGGGGTCACACTGTAGGGGCCGGGCTGACTGGTCTAACGTCCCAGGGAAAACACCTGCCTCAGTCCCACACCTGAGAGTGACCGGCCTCGCTAAGTCAGCACAGCTGAGCGCCCAGCCGTGGGTCCAGGACCAAGACCCACTGTGCGGCGGGAGGGCCAGGTGCATGTGCTGGTTCCACCAGGGCTGTGGCTAACAGGAGCAGAGCACCCAGTAGGCCCTTCAGCACTTAGCAGGCGCCTCACCTCCTGCCCCGGtcctctcctgggctcccagggcaAGCACCACAGTGTGTCTGACCGATGTGACCCCATTCCACGTGCGGCTGCCACAAAGCCCCGCCATGCCTCCCCTGCTGGGTGGCCCTTTCAGCCGCCTGCACAACAGAGAGTGGGGTTACATGAGCTCAGAGGCCCAGCCAGCGCACAACTCAGCATTGCCTGGGCACCTGCTGCCTCTTGAGAAGCTGGCCTTGAGGGCATGGGTGGTCCTGTGAGGCCCTTTTGCCAAGTCCCCCAGATATCCGACTCTAGCTCTGGCCTCCAGTGCATgtggccacctcctcctcctcctccctcctctggccaGCCCAGCCACTGCATGCACCCCAGGTCTCAGAGCAGAGCAACGGCCTATGAGGAGCCCTGGGAGCTGAAGGAAGTGTCCAGGTCACTCACTGGGTCTCTGGCCTCAGCCTGCAACCAGACGTCCATTTGTTAACGCAAAGGAGAGTATGAAACGCAAGTCAGAAATGCTGGGATGTGTCATCAAAGATTGAACCTGAGACAAGGGGGCAGCTCAGGGCACAGCCGGGGTCAGAGCCCCGCCCACCCAAGCCTGCCCAGGCAGCAGCGATGTCGCAGatcctggggagaaggggcagtgCTCTGCCCGTCCTCTGGGAGGGAGCTCAGCAACCGAGACTTCAAGCTGCAGCCATTTACGAAGAACCTAAGGCTTGTACATATCTTGATCCCGACTGGCTTATCTAAAACACATGGATACCCTCCTGCCTCACACTTAAAACACACAGACACCGGGGGGCCTAAATTAGAGGAGTGAATCCAGGCCCTCCAGCCACTGAGGGCTGTCCCTGCTTGGGCTGGGGGCCCCTGCCACAAACACAAAAGCCGACCTGGGGGGGTGTCAAGCAGCCCCAAGATAAGCACAGGCCAGCGGCAGCGGATGGCAGGGCGCGGGGCCAGCGGCAGTACTCCGGCAGTCGGGGGGGCAGCTTGGCAGGCCTGACGTCAGACTTCcccatttttccaaaaagacagAAATCTGGGTTTCCATAGgaaatcaaaagttttaaaatcatagGGAAGCCAAACAGAGTGTATGTGTGAGCTGGAATTTGCAGGGAGGTGGGGACGGGGACTGGGGTGTCCTGACTGATGGGGATCACTGTGGTGCCTGGCATGACACAGGCACTGAGCAAATAATTcctggatggatagatgaatggacggatggatgaatggaaagTCTGGCAGGATGCCTGGTTCCCATGGGGCCTCGAGGCTTGTTTACCCCATGTCCCACGGGAGACACGGTGCCCAGCGGGAGCAGGCCCAGGGAGGCACTGGAGCAGGCTGGACCTGGCTGGACCTGAGGGCTGGCTGGCAGCCGTGGCAGCGAGAGGCTGGGTGGGAGGACCGGGGCTGTGGGGCTGGACTGAGGGACCCACTAGTGCGCCGTTTCTCCAGGCAGCAGCTGCCGCTGCTGAAGCCCTGAGGCAGTGGCACAAAACCAGAAACACAAGAACCTGAGTTAGTGGCGCCCCATCCACAACACCACACCAGTGTAGCTCCTCCCACGAGGCCTGAGGCCCCGAaggccaggccagcagggcagagagaggaatcAGCGCATGGTGTTTTGTGCCCAAGACTTTGGGGCTCTCTGCCTTTGGCCTGTCTgctaaggagactgaggctgttcccctggggcctccctccaAGTGTGTCTGggggtctctgtgtgtgtgcactacGCTATGGGCATCAGTGTGCCTTTGACGTGTGTGCGGGCCCACTGTGTTCTGTATGCACTCCACAGCAATGCGTttgtgcgggggtggggggtgcacgtgtgtgcacggCTCTGTGTGTGCAAATACCCCTACTATGTGCATTTGTTTGTGGAGATCATGGTGTGGATGGCATGTACCACTGTGTGTGCCCctctgcagtgtctctgtgtacGTGCCGAGGTTGTACGTTCCCCTCCGTGTGTGCGcccgcgcgcacacacacatccccaggCTGAGGTGGGCGTGTGCCCCATCCATCAGGACGCCGGTGCCCCCagaccccgcccccagcccccgagGACCTCGCCCTTCCACTGTGGGCTGAGtgccctgcctgggaggtggggcgCATTCCTGGAGCTCAGGCTGGAATTGGTACATTCCATTCATAACACTCTTGCACGCGGGGGAGGGCGCACCGAGTGCTAGTGATGAAAGGGAGGACAAGGCTCGGCAGCTCTGTGCAGGGACCACTGGAGCACGTGAGGCGATCCCCTGAGCTGCCGGCCCACAGGCGGCCTCGTGGTCGTGGAAACAGCGCCACGGTGCTGCGGGCGCAGGAGACGGTGAGGGCCCGAGGCGGCCAAGGGGCCTTTGGGCAGCCCAAGTACTCAGAGTCTTGCCCCCACAGGTCCCCTATGAGGTAGGTTTTGTGGTCAGTCCCATTCGACAGACGGGGAGCCCAAGGCTCAGAAATGAAGGAGCTCGTCCTCGTCGCCGCGTGCCCGGTACCATCATCACAGCAGTGACGGCCCGGGCGAGGGCTGCCCACTCACCTGTGCCTTTGCTTCGTGGTACCCACCCCCCCGGGCGGAGTCACACCTTCTCGAAGCCCCGTGGTGACTGCCCCCTGCTCCTGTGTGTGCAGCCCATTCGCTTTTGGGTGGTCTCCTCTCCCCCGCTGAGACGGTCCTTCCTCAAGAACAGGACCCAAGTCCCACCTGTGCGAGGCCGGTGGGCAGTGAGGGTCCTGGGGTCTCCACCATGGTTGCGGGGGTGCCGGAAGCAGTGCCAGGAGTCTCTCAGCCCCGTGCTGGCCCCTCTGCTCGGCACCAtcatcttctccttctcctcctggtcTCCTTGTCACCATGAGCCCATCTGGACCCATCTTCCCAGGGCAGCAGCTAAGCCACCTCTATCTGTGCTCACAAAGGCACAGCCCTCAGCAGTGTGGAGGGGTGGCCCTGGGCCCCCAAGACCCTTTCAGGGGGTCTTCGAGGTGAAAATCGTGCTCATGATAAAGCTAGGAGGCTGCTTCCCTCTCTCGGCCTCTCCTGAGGGGACAGAGGATCTTCAGGGTGACAAGCTGTCATGTGCTACCACAGCCGATGAAACATGTGCTATGTACCCTTGTGCTTGAAAGGCTCTCAGTgccaattaaaattaattagatgCTGAGAATAGAATCTTTGAGAATCGTCAGTTTAAACGGGGTTCAGATCCAGCTTCTGTTCCTGAATGTCTACAAGGCCTGCAACAAATACTTAACATGTGAACCCGCGGTTCCACTTCTTAAAAAAGGCAAAGTGGCACCTCCTTCCTGGTGCCCATGTGGGAGTGAGAGGCTGGAAACAGAACTTGGCGGGTGGGGCACGCAGTGAGTAAAACTCCAGGGACTCCGCATTGCAGAGGCCCATCCccgggtggggggtggggggcagccagCTCCCTGCAAGGACGGGGACcgtggggtgggagggactcTTAGCAGCTAGGCAGAGTCCGGCAAACAGGACCAGCTGAGCCCCTGCCCCAGAGCATTCGTCCTGCCTGGCACCTTCCCCAGGCGGGCACA
This Camelus ferus isolate YT-003-E chromosome 17, BCGSAC_Cfer_1.0, whole genome shotgun sequence DNA region includes the following protein-coding sequences:
- the LOC116657209 gene encoding uncharacterized protein LOC116657209 encodes the protein MNGMYQFQPELQECAPPPRQGTQPTVEGRGPRGLGAGSGGTGVLMDGAHAHLSLGMCVCARAHTRRGTYNLGTYTETLQRGTHSGTCHPHHDLHKQMHIVGVFAHTEPCTHVHPPPPHKRIAVECIQNTVGPHTRQRHTDAHSVVHTHRDPQTHLEGGPRGTASVSLADRPKAESPKVLGTKHHALIPLSALLAWPSGPQASWEELHWCGVVDGAPLTQVLVFLVLCHCLRASAAAAAAWRNGALVGPSVQPHSPGPPTQPLAATAASQPSGPARSSLLQCLPGPAPAGHRVSRGTWGKQASRPHGNQASCQTFHSSIRPFIYPSRNYLLSACVMPGTTVIPISQDTPVPVPTSLQIPAHTYTLFGFPMILKLLISYGNPDFCLFGKMGKSDVRPAKLPPRLPEYCRWPRALPSAAAGLCLSWGCLTPPQVGFCVCGRGPQPKQGQPSVAGGPGFTPLI